DNA from Streptomyces luteogriseus:
GACGGGCGGATCGCCGTCTACACGGTCGACAAGATCAAGTCGTACGAGAAGGCGCACTTCCCCAGCCAGGAGGTGTACGGCGCCCGGGGCCGTCCCGAGCTGCGCCTGATCACCTGCGGCGGCAGCTACGACCGCAGGAAGGGCTACTCCGGGAACGTGGTCGTCTTCGCCCACCTCACCGGCATCCGCTGACCCGGACCACGTCCGGACCGCCGGCCGAACCGGGTCGTCCGCCTTCTCACCAGATGGACCGGAGCCCCCGATCTTGTCCGGTCTCTTCCCCCGGCCGCACACATTCCGTTAACTTCCGTGACCCACAGCCCCGTACGACCCGTACGGGGCTTCCGACCGCGGAGCACCAGCGCCCTGATGACCCCTCGGGGGCACCTCATGACACGCGCCATCTCCCTGCACGACGTGAGCAAGTCCTACACGCGGGGCGCCCGCGTGGTGGACCGGCTGTCGCTGGACATCACGCCCGGCGAGTTCCTCGTGCTGCTCGGCCCGTCCGGCTGCGGCAAGTCGACCGTGCTCAGAATGATCGCCGGGCTGGAGGAGATCGACGAGGGGCAGCTGCTGCTCGACGGCGAGTACGCCAACGACCTGCCGCCGTCCGGCCGGGACATGGCGATGGTCTTCCAGAACTTCGCCCTGTACCCGAACATGACCAGCCGCGCGAACATCGGGTTCCCGCTGCGCATCGAGGACCCGGGTGCGGACCCCCGCCCCCGGGTCGACGCCACCGCCCGCATGCTCGGCATCGAGGACCTCCTCGACCGCCTGCCCGCCCAGCTCTCCGGCGGTGAACGCCAGCGGGTCGCGATGGGCCGGGCCATCGCCCGCCACCCCTCCGCGTTCCTGATGGACGAGCCGCTGTCCAACCTCGACGCCAAGCTCCGCACCCATCTGCGGGCCGAGATCTCCCGGCTCACCCAGGAGCTGGGCGTCACCACGATCTACGTCACTCACGACCAGGCCGAGGCCATGTCGCTCGGCGACCGGGTCGCCGTGCTGCGCGGCGGTGTGCTCCAGCAGGTCGACAGCCCTCGCGTGGTCTACGCGCTGCCCAGCAACGTCTTCGTCGCCGCGTTCATCGGCACCCCACGCATCAACCTGCTGCGCGGCCTGGTGCGTGCCCCGCTCGACGGGGCGATGACCATCAGCCTGGGCAAGCAGTTCCTGCGCCTGCCCGAGCCGCTCTCCCTGGACCACCAGCTGCTGCGCGTCCAGCAGGGCCGCGAGGTCATCGTCGGACTGCGCTCGGAGGCGGTCCGGATCGCCAAGCACAGCGCGGCCCGCCCCGGCGAGGTGCCGATCACCGGCCTGGTCGAGCACGTGGAGTTCCAGGGGCACGAGATCCTCGTCCACTTCAACACCGGTTCCAGCCCCGCCGTCGTCCCCGAACTGGAGGCCCCGCGCCCCCGCCCCGGCCGCCCCGCCCGGCGGCGCCGCAGCGACGGCTCGGTCCTCACGAGGATCCGGGAGCGGTCCACGGCCGGGCGGGCCGGACCCGTCGTCGCCCTGGACCACCCGGAGGACACCCGGAGCGCCGCCGCCACCGCCGATGCCCGCCTGCCCGGAGACCTCATCGTGCGCACCACCCCGGACCTGGCCCTGCGCCACGGCATGCAGGTGCCGCTCCTGGTCGACCTCGCCCACCTCTTCGTCTTCGACCAGCAGGGCGACCGCATCTGCCCGCACCCGGCGCGCCTGCCCGACCTGGGGGAGTGAGGAGCGGCACATCCGGACGTGGCCGTCCGCGTGCTGTGATGAGCAGGGGTGTCTGGCGCCAGAAAACTATCGTCGCTAGTTTATGTCGGACGACGACGCCCAGCCTCGGAGGATGCGCGATGAAGGCACATGACGGCATGTACATCGACGGCGCCTGGCGCCCCGCCGCCGGCCAGGACGTGATCGAGGTCGTGAACCCGGTCGACGAGCAGGTCCTCGGCACGGTCCCGGCGGGCACCGCCGAGGACGTCGACGCCGCCGTGCGGGCCGCCCGCGCCGCCCTGCCGGGCTGGGCCGCGACCCCGCCCGCCGAGCGCGCGGCGCACCTGGCCGCCCTGCGGGACGTGCTCGTGACCCGTGCCGACGAGATCGCCGAGACCGTCACGGCCGAACTCGGCTCGCCGCTGAAGTTCTCGCAGGCCGTCCACGCGGGCGTGCCGATCGCGGTGGCGGGCTCCTACGCCGAGCTGGCGGCCACGTACGCCTTCGAGGAGAAGACCGGCAACTCGGTCGTGCACCAGGAGCCGGTCGGTGTCGTGGCGGCGATCACGCCCTGGAACTACCCGCTGCACCAGATCGTCGCCAAGGTCGCCCCGGCCCTCGCGGCAGGCTGCACGGTCGTGGTGAAACCCGCCGAGGACACCCCCCTGGTCGCCCGGCTGTTCGCCGACGCCGTGCAGGAGGCCGGGCTCCCGGCGGGCGTCTTCAACCTGGTCACGGGGCTCGGCCCGGTGGCAGGACAGGCTCTCGCCGAACACCCCGGCGTCGACCTGGTCTCCTTCACCGGTTCCACCGCCGTCGGCCGGCAGATCGCCGCGATCGCCGCCGGGCAGGTCAAGAAGGTCGCCCTCGAACTGGGCGGCAAGTCCGCCAACGTCATCCTCCCGAGCGCCGACCTGGCCAAGGCGGTCAACGTCGGCATCGCCAACGTCATGTCCAACTCCGGGCAGACCTGCAGCGCCTGGACGCGGATGCTGGTCCACCGCGACCGGTACGACGAGGCCGTCGAGCTCGCCGCTGCCGCCGCCGCCAAGTACGGCGACCGCATCGGCCCGGTCGTCAACGCCAAGCAGCAGGACCGGGTGCGCGGTTACATCGAGAAGGGCGTCGCGGAGGGCGCCCGCCTGGTCGCCGGCGGCCCCGAAGCCCCGCGCGGGCAGGGCTACTTCGTGGCCCCGACCGTCTTCGCCGACGTCACTCCGGACATGACCATCGCGCAGGAGGAGATCTTCGGCCCGGTCCTGTCGATCCTGAAGTACGAGGACGAGGAGGACGCCCTGCGCATCGCCAACGGCACGGTGTACGGCCTGGCCGGCGCCGTCTGGGCCGCTGACGAGACCGAGGCGGTGGCCTTCGCGCGCCGGATGGAGACCGGCCAGGTCGACATCAACGGCGGCCGCTTCAACCCGCTCGCGCCCTTCGGCGGTTACAAGCAGTCCGGCGTGGGCCGCGAACTCGGCGTGCACGGCCTTGCCGAGTACCTCCAGACCAAGTCCCTCCAGTTCTAGTCAGGGAGTCCCTTCCGTCATGGCTGTCCGCGCCGCCGTCCTGCCCGCCATCGGCTCCCCACTGGAGATCACCGGCATCGACCTGCCCGACCCCGGGCCCGGCCAGGTCCGCGTCCGGCTCGCCGCCGCCGGGGTCTGCCACTCCGACCTGTCCCTGTCCGACGGCACCATGCGCGTGCCCGTCCCCGCCGTCCTCGGCCACGAGGGCGCCGGCACGGTCGTCGCCGTCGGCGAGGGCGTCGGCCACGTCGCGCCCGGCGACGGGATCGTCCTCAACTGGGCCCCGTCCTGCGGCGCCTGCCACGCCTGCTCGCTCGGTGAGGTGTGGCTGTGCGCCAACGCTCTCAGTGGCGCCGCCGACGTCTACGCCCGCACCACCGAGGGCACCGACCTGCACCCCGGCCTGAACGTCGCCGCGTTCGCCGAGGAGACGGTCGTCTCCGCGTCCTGCGTCCTGCCGGTCCCGGACGGCGTCCCGCTCACCGATGCCGCCCTCCTCGGCTGCGCCGTCCTCACCGGCTACGGCGCCGTCCACCACTCGGCCAGGGTCCGGGCCGGCGAGACGGTCGCGGTGTTCGGCGTCGGGGGAGTGGGCCTCTCCGCTCTCCAGGCCGCCCGGATCGCGGGCGCCTCGAAGATCGTCGCGGTGGACGTGTCCGCCGAGAAGGAGGAACTGGCCAGGGCGGCGGGCGCCACCGACTACGTCGTCGCCTCCGACACCACCGCCCGTGAGATCCGCGGCCTCACCGGCAAGCAGGGCGTCGACGTCGCCGTGGAGTGCGCCGGACGCGCGGTCAGCATCCGCACGGCCTGGGACTCGACCCGCCGCGGCGGCCGCACCACGGTCGTCGGCATCGGCGGCAAGGACCAGCAGGTCACCTTCAACGCCCTGGAGATCTTCCACTGGGGCCGCACCCTCTCCGGCTGCGTCTACGGCAACTCCGATCCGGCCCGCGACCTCCCGGTCCTGGCCGAACACATCCGGGCGGGCCGCCTCGACCTGAGCGCGCTGGTGACCGAGCGCATCTCCCTGGACGGCATTCCGGCGGCCTTCGAGAACATGACGGCGGGCAAGGGCGGCCGGGCCCTGGTCGTCTTCTAGGCCCGAATCGTCCGGTACCCCGGCCTCCCGCGAGGCCGGGGCCTTCGGCATGCCCGGGCCCGCGGTGGGTGTCGAGTACAGGTAAAAGTCCTGGTGCGCGACCCGTTGACGTCCATACCGTCCGGTCAGTACGTTCCCCGGAACTCGAATCGAGCCACCCCCCGTTCCGTCCCCCGCACCCCCGGAGCGTGCACCACATGGACACGGCACCTTCCGCTCGGCCCGCCACGACCACGCCCGCCGCCGGCAGCCGCCGCCGGGTGGCCACCGCGGCGGCGCTCGCCTCGGCCGTCGAGTGGTACGACTACTTCGTCTTCGGCATCGCCGCCGCCCTCGTGCTCGGCGACCTCTACTTCCCCGCCGGCAGCGCCACCGCAGGCGTCCTCGCCTCGTTCGCCACCTTCGCCGTCGGCTTCCTCGCCCGGCCCATCGGCGGCATCGTCGCCGGACACCTCGGTGACAAGCGCGGCCGCAAGCCGATGCTCGTCCTCGCGCTCACGCTGATGGGCGTGGCCACCACCGGCATCGGCCTGCTGCCCACGTACGACACGATCGGTGTGGCCGCCCCGATCCTGCTCGTCCTGCTGCGCGTCGCCCAGGGCGTCGCCGTCGGCGCCCAGTGGGGCGGCGCGATGCTCCTGGCCACCGAGTACGCCCCGGAGGGCAAGCGCGGTGTCTACGGCAGTGTCGTCCAGCTCGGCGTCCCTATCGGCGTCGTCACCGCAAACACGGTCTTCCTGCTGGCCGGAGCCCTCACCACCGACTCGGCGTTCGCGGCCTGGGGCTGGCGCGTGCCGTTCCTGGTCGGCCTGCTGGTCCTCGCGCTCGCCTGGTACATCCACAAGCACGTCGAGGAGACCCCGGCGTTCCGGGAGGCCGAACGGGCGCTCGCCGAGAAGGAGAAGTCCGAGCAGAACTCGCCGCTGCGCACGATCCTGCGCGGTCACCTGGGCACGGTGCTCCTGGCCGGCGGCTCCTTCGCCGTGAACACCGCCACCTTCTACATCCTCATCACCGGGGTCCTCGACTACACGACCCGCGAGCTGGACATGAAGAAGAGCGCGGTGCTCACCGTCTCGCTCTGCGTCAGCCTCACCCAGCTGGTGCTGATCCCGGCCTCCGCCGCGCTCTCCGACCGCGTCGGCCGCATCCGGATCTACGCCCTCGGAGCCGTGGGCATCGCGCTGTGGGCCGTACCGCTCTTCCTGCTGATCGACACCGGCTCGCTGCTGTGGCTCGCGGTCGGCACGTTCGTCGCCAGCTGCTTCCTGAGCATCATGTACGGCCCCCAGGCCGCCCTGTTCGCCGAGCTGTTCACGCCGGAGATGCGCTACACCGGCGCCTCCCTCGGCTACCAGATCGCGGCCGTGGCGGGCGGCGGGCTCGCACCGTTCATGATGGTGCTGCTGCTGGAGGCGACGGGTACGTCGATGGCGGTGTCCGGGTACATCGTCGTGCTGTCGGTGATCGCCCTGGTGTCGATCAAGATCCTCGCGGACCGGGCGCGCGCGGCGGAGGCATCGGCGGAACCACGGACGAATGCGGGGCCGGAGACGAGCGCCGAGACGGAGACGAAGCCGGAGCCGGAGACGAGGGCCGAGACGGAGACGAAGCCGGGGCCGGAGACCAGCGCCGAGACGGGGACGAAGCCGGAGCCGGAGACGAGGGCCGAGACGGCGACGAATACCGAGTCAGCGGGCTGAGTCCTCGGCCTTCTCGGCTTCCTCGGCCTCCTTGGCTTCCTCGGGCCGTGTCTCCGGAACCGCTCCCGGAGTCACGGCCCGTTCCGCCGCGCGCGACCTCGACCGGGACACCGCCACACCGGCCAGGCACAGCACACCGCCCACCAGCGTGAGCACCCCCGGCACCTCGCCGAGGAACAGCCACGACATCAGGACGACCAGCGCGGGCGCCG
Protein-coding regions in this window:
- a CDS encoding ABC transporter ATP-binding protein; protein product: MTRAISLHDVSKSYTRGARVVDRLSLDITPGEFLVLLGPSGCGKSTVLRMIAGLEEIDEGQLLLDGEYANDLPPSGRDMAMVFQNFALYPNMTSRANIGFPLRIEDPGADPRPRVDATARMLGIEDLLDRLPAQLSGGERQRVAMGRAIARHPSAFLMDEPLSNLDAKLRTHLRAEISRLTQELGVTTIYVTHDQAEAMSLGDRVAVLRGGVLQQVDSPRVVYALPSNVFVAAFIGTPRINLLRGLVRAPLDGAMTISLGKQFLRLPEPLSLDHQLLRVQQGREVIVGLRSEAVRIAKHSAARPGEVPITGLVEHVEFQGHEILVHFNTGSSPAVVPELEAPRPRPGRPARRRRSDGSVLTRIRERSTAGRAGPVVALDHPEDTRSAAATADARLPGDLIVRTTPDLALRHGMQVPLLVDLAHLFVFDQQGDRICPHPARLPDLGE
- a CDS encoding aldehyde dehydrogenase family protein; protein product: MKAHDGMYIDGAWRPAAGQDVIEVVNPVDEQVLGTVPAGTAEDVDAAVRAARAALPGWAATPPAERAAHLAALRDVLVTRADEIAETVTAELGSPLKFSQAVHAGVPIAVAGSYAELAATYAFEEKTGNSVVHQEPVGVVAAITPWNYPLHQIVAKVAPALAAGCTVVVKPAEDTPLVARLFADAVQEAGLPAGVFNLVTGLGPVAGQALAEHPGVDLVSFTGSTAVGRQIAAIAAGQVKKVALELGGKSANVILPSADLAKAVNVGIANVMSNSGQTCSAWTRMLVHRDRYDEAVELAAAAAAKYGDRIGPVVNAKQQDRVRGYIEKGVAEGARLVAGGPEAPRGQGYFVAPTVFADVTPDMTIAQEEIFGPVLSILKYEDEEDALRIANGTVYGLAGAVWAADETEAVAFARRMETGQVDINGGRFNPLAPFGGYKQSGVGRELGVHGLAEYLQTKSLQF
- a CDS encoding Zn-dependent alcohol dehydrogenase, which gives rise to MAVRAAVLPAIGSPLEITGIDLPDPGPGQVRVRLAAAGVCHSDLSLSDGTMRVPVPAVLGHEGAGTVVAVGEGVGHVAPGDGIVLNWAPSCGACHACSLGEVWLCANALSGAADVYARTTEGTDLHPGLNVAAFAEETVVSASCVLPVPDGVPLTDAALLGCAVLTGYGAVHHSARVRAGETVAVFGVGGVGLSALQAARIAGASKIVAVDVSAEKEELARAAGATDYVVASDTTAREIRGLTGKQGVDVAVECAGRAVSIRTAWDSTRRGGRTTVVGIGGKDQQVTFNALEIFHWGRTLSGCVYGNSDPARDLPVLAEHIRAGRLDLSALVTERISLDGIPAAFENMTAGKGGRALVVF
- a CDS encoding MFS transporter, which gives rise to MDTAPSARPATTTPAAGSRRRVATAAALASAVEWYDYFVFGIAAALVLGDLYFPAGSATAGVLASFATFAVGFLARPIGGIVAGHLGDKRGRKPMLVLALTLMGVATTGIGLLPTYDTIGVAAPILLVLLRVAQGVAVGAQWGGAMLLATEYAPEGKRGVYGSVVQLGVPIGVVTANTVFLLAGALTTDSAFAAWGWRVPFLVGLLVLALAWYIHKHVEETPAFREAERALAEKEKSEQNSPLRTILRGHLGTVLLAGGSFAVNTATFYILITGVLDYTTRELDMKKSAVLTVSLCVSLTQLVLIPASAALSDRVGRIRIYALGAVGIALWAVPLFLLIDTGSLLWLAVGTFVASCFLSIMYGPQAALFAELFTPEMRYTGASLGYQIAAVAGGGLAPFMMVLLLEATGTSMAVSGYIVVLSVIALVSIKILADRARAAEASAEPRTNAGPETSAETETKPEPETRAETETKPGPETSAETGTKPEPETRAETATNTESAG